The genomic DNA TCATTCTCCAAGACTTCGAGGCTCTCGTGGATGGCGGATACTTTCAGGGAAATTTCCTGGAAGGCATCCTCGGTGACCGTCATGGAAGTGACCTGCTGATTGGAAAGTTCCTGTCCTTTGCGCGAGGCTTCCATGATGCCCGTGACGCCTTTTTGGATATTGCCGACCATGCGGTTGATTCCATCCGTTGCGACGGCTGAATCCTCCGCGAGCTTCCGGACTTCTTCTGCCACTACGGAGAAGCCCCTGCCCGCTTCCCCGGCCCTTGCTGCTTCAATGGCGGCATTCAGGGCAAGGAGGTTGGTCTGTTCTGCAATGTCCCTGACGGCGTGGGACGCCTGTTCGATCTTGGCCGTGTAGGTGGCGAAGGATTCCACAGCTTGCAGGATCACATCGGATGATTCTGATATGGATCTTGCGTACCCTTGTTGTTTCTGAAGTGATTCTCTGCCGTGATCAACTGAGGCAAGGGCCAAGCGTCCATCCGCTGCAGAAGCTGTGCTCTGCTTCACGTTTTTACTGAATTCATCCCCCATGGTTGCCATAAGGGAAGCGGTCGATTGGATATCTTCTGAAATGGACTGGCTGCCTTTTGCCAGTTCTTCTGTGGATACGGCCACTTGACTGGCACTTTCGGCAAGGTTCGTCATCTGAGAGCGTACCTCGTGTGTGAAGGATTCAAGATTGTCCCCGGCTACCTGCACCGATTGCACCGTTTCCCTCAGGTTCAGCATCATGTGATGGAAGGCCGTTTGCAGCTGATCGACCTCGAACTTACTCTTTTTATCTTGTATTTCTCCGATGTTTCCAGTCAGATCCCCTTCGGCCATGCGCTGGGCATTCCGGACCATTTTGTTGATCGGCCTCGTGATCCTTCTTGTGAGGATCGCAGAACTTGTAAGGGAAACAATGACGACAATGAGGAAACCGATCACGGTCGTCCAGATCGTGAACGTGATTTTTTGCTTGTTGGCTTCAAGGATGCCGTCATACCACTTGTTGGTTTCGATGTTCAAGAGGTAGAGGTCATTTAGCGGCCCTGATATCCTGGAGGATTGCCGTCTGATTTCAGCCGGGTTCCGCTCCTCGATGGCTTTTTCCGTTTTGTTTTTCAGCTGTGTGTACTTGATTTCCAGGGTATTCATATAGCGTTTCTGCTCGGTAGTGACCATTCTCTTCTTTAACGTATCCACCCGGGTCGTAGTCGTCTTCATGGCATTCTCAAGGATTTGACGATTTTCTTCAGATGGGGTGGAGGCGTAATAGGACAGGGTCTGCTGGAGGGCGA from Rossellomorea marisflavi includes the following:
- a CDS encoding methyl-accepting chemotaxis protein, whose protein sequence is MRIKNRLTIIGLIPLILSMLIIGYIVSQLIDMHTSAKDDVNTLVRTEQLKGDMVALQQTLSYYASTPSEENRQILENAMKTTTTRVDTLKKRMVTTEQKRYMNTLEIKYTQLKNKTEKAIEERNPAEIRRQSSRISGPLNDLYLLNIETNKWYDGILEANKQKITFTIWTTVIGFLIVVIVSLTSSAILTRRITRPINKMVRNAQRMAEGDLTGNIGEIQDKKSKFEVDQLQTAFHHMMLNLRETVQSVQVAGDNLESFTHEVRSQMTNLAESASQVAVSTEELAKGSQSISEDIQSTASLMATMGDEFSKNVKQSTASAADGRLALASVDHGRESLQKQQGYARSISESSDVILQAVESFATYTAKIEQASHAVRDIAEQTNLLALNAAIEAARAGEAGRGFSVVAEEVRKLAEDSAVATDGINRMVGNIQKGVTGIMEASRKGQELSNQQVTSMTVTEDAFQEISLKVSAIHESLEVLENDMNASHERTEEVASAIENISAITEETAAGTEEISSSTEEQLRYFEHMTKRIEQLNEMTEEMKRKLERFTL